From Lycium ferocissimum isolate CSIRO_LF1 chromosome 12, AGI_CSIRO_Lferr_CH_V1, whole genome shotgun sequence, one genomic window encodes:
- the LOC132039160 gene encoding uncharacterized protein LOC132039160 — protein MRSGNPKFSNLQGIGDLAKALVEANLVDTYSLVYLLVKLTLILPVAIATVERAFSSMKRIKNEVRNSIGDQYLNDCLVCYIERDVFTNVSNDVVIDHFQKMKPRRGQL, from the coding sequence ATGCGAAGTGGTAATCCCAAGTTCTCCAACTTGCAAGGAATTGGTGATTTGGCAAAAGCATTAGTTGAGGCAAATCTTGTGGATACTTATTCACTTGTTTATTTACTTGTGAAATTAACTCTGATCTTACCTGTTGCTATCGCAACTGTGGAGAGAGCATTCTCATCCATGAAGCGGATCAAAAATGAAGTGCGAAATAGCATTGGTGATCAATATTTGAATGATTGTTTAGTTTGTTACATAGAGCGTGATGTATTCACAAATGTAAGTAATGATGTCGTCATTGATCATTTTCAGAAGATGAAACCTCGTCGAGGACaattgtaa